The Euphorbia lathyris chromosome 8, ddEupLath1.1, whole genome shotgun sequence genome has a window encoding:
- the LOC136203619 gene encoding putative E3 ubiquitin-protein ligase LIN, whose amino-acid sequence MTTTADGGATVATTSASQILHHTSSFLSLVISQPDLRHRLLATLRRKNPSNSVKPLNIASETLEKAIAATNNFIKSSSLRLAERLLLSCPETPFSSFILSLIYTLNKQPIDASLSLLNIFNLNPSLTRSELAPDLFDELFLVHLLPVLQWFNEQRSNILSSLAINSGENSVGGASVIVPSSKSLSKMSGGQALELKELESSYDGVIDDNCRVFAQYFREILRNSDETRIIKTPSLILKKLGNVDDRFLNGSKEDYGEIQTESSELKNGRYNPIWTEGEERSAEFCSFSSSSSKSKSSPFPSYPQRVSLRTIRIDTNGNNSSSRILTKSPTGNSDSELESYSDKNMDKSSGSEPEENDRKLALFQPKQSQSQNKKQKQPVVSDSDCSPEDVMGGRDNPSGTGKHTPPKDFVCPITSHLFDDPVTLETGQTYERKAILEWLDRGNSTCPITRQTLQSTQLPKTNYVLKRLVASWQEQNPDFISSQTEIPQQKTEPSFKASAILPVTSPDSVISQASVDKTVDRTMNELRHAITNLCMSEILNESEMAVLRIEKFWQEANMDLDVQSMLSKPPVINGFVEILFNSVDPEVLKATVFLLSELGSRDKSVIQTLTRVESDVDCILALFKKGLVEAVVLIYQLRPSTMRLLEMDMVESLLNVIKNKDDTFKMCMNLKTASVLLLGQILGSSEESIVSSIANAIVSTKVIESIVGSLEAETAVERIAAVGILLSCMQEYGKCRNVIADKAQLSPVLEIFISASDGERFKIVSFFYELVKLNRRTFSEQILYIIKDESPFSTMHNLLNYLQTALQDQCPVVAGLLLQLDLLAEPRKMSIYREEAIDALILCLRQSEFPGAQIAAANTILSLQGRFTASGKSLTRAFLLKRAGHSKTYRNLMRMEQLGNLLTEIEETKEEEKAAEDWERRVAFALVSHEFGLMFEALAEGMKSRYAELSSACFVSATWLVHMLDVLPDTGLRGAARVCLLKRFVSIFKSAKDTEDKVLSLLALKSFIIDPEGLRDLVSYMKDIKKGLRELKKSSTLALEIMKVLSEGHDSSAELWSHVELAQADCSENGEVNSIVCFKDKIFSGHSDGTIKVWTGKGSILHLMQEIREHTKAVTSLVVLQSEEKLYSGSLDKTARVWSISNDALHCVEIHDMKDQVHNLVAMNRISCFIPQGAGIKVQSWNGGSKLLNSNKYVKCISLVQGKLYSGCQDSSIQEIDLATATIVTIQHGSRKLLGKANPIHALQVHNELIYTASSSLDGAAIKIWSASSYDQVGSLPTTLEVRAMTLSSELIYLGSKGGTLEIWDQKKLSKVETLQSCTEGGKILCMALDGNEEILVIGTSDGRIQAWGLS is encoded by the exons ATGACAACCACCGCGGACGGCGGCGCTACCGTCGCCACCACCTCAGCATCCCAAATCCTCCATCACACCTCCAGCTTTCTCTCACTAGTCATTTCCCAACCAGACCTCCGCCACCGCCTTCTCGCAACTCTCCGCCGCAAAAACCCAAGTAACTCCGTAAAACCCCTAAATATAGCATCGGAAACTCTCGAAAAAGCCATCGCCGCCACCAATAACTTCATTAAATCATCCTCCCTCCGCCTCGCCGAACGGCTCCTTCTCTCATGTCCAGAAACTCCATTCTCCTCcttcattctctctctaatttaCACGCTCAACAAGCAGCCGATTGATGCCTCGCTTTCTCTCCTTAACATCTTCAATTTAAATCCTTCGTTGACTCGATCTGAGTTAGCTCCGGATCTCTTCGACGAGCTGTTTTTGGTCCATCTTTTGCCTGTTCTTCAATGGTTTAATGAGCAGAGATCAAACATTTTGTCTTCTTTGGCTATCAATAGCGGTGAAAATTCCGTCGGCGGAGCATCCGTGATTGTTCCGAGCTCGAAATCGTTGTCGAAAATGAGTGGAGGGCAAGCTTTGGAGTTGAAGGAATTGGAAAGCAGTTACGATGGAGTTATTGATGATAATTGCAGAGTTTTTGCTCAATATTTTAGGGAAATCTTAAGGAATAGTGATGAAACTAGAATAATCAAAACGCCGTCGTTAATCTTGAAGAAGCTAGGAAATGTTGATGATCGGTTCTTAAATGGAAGCAAGGAAGATTACGGCGAGATCCAAACAGAGTCGTCGGAATTGAAGAATGGACGGTATAAT CCAATTTGGACTgaaggagaagaaagatcagctGAATTTTGCAGTTTCAGTAGCAGCAGCAGCAAATCAAAGTCATCTCCGTTTCCGTCGTATCCGCAAAGAGTCTCTCTAAGAACAATCAGAATTGACACTAATGGTAATAATAGTAGTAGTAGGATACTGACAAAATCGCCAACCGGAAATTCTGATTCTGAGTTGGAGTCTTATTCGGACAAAAATATGGATAAGTCATCCGGTTCCGAACCTGAG GAAAATGATAGAAAATTAGCATTGTTTCAGCCAAAACAAAGCCAAAgccaaaacaaaaaacaaaaacagcCAGTTGTTTCTGATTCTGATTG TTCGCCGGAGGATGTAATGGGAGGTAGAGATAACCCTTCAGGTACCGGAAAGCATACACCACCGAAGGACTTTGTTTGTCCGATAACAAGCCATTTGTTTGATGATCCTGTAACTCTTGAGACAGGGCAGACGTATGAACGGAAGGCAATTCTAGAATGGCTTGATAGAGGAAACTCAACGTGCCCGATTACTCGCCAGACATTGCAAAGTACTCAGCTGCCGAAGACAAATTATGTCCTGAAAAGGCTTGTTGCGAGCTGGCAGGAGCAGAATCCTGATTTCATCTCAAGCCAAACTGAAATCCCGCAGCAGAAGACTGAGCCAAGCTTTAAGGCATCCGCGATTCTCCCTGTTACTTCTCCTGACAGTGTCATTAGCCAAGCCAGTGTTGACAAGACTGTTGACAGGACTATGAACGAGCTGAGACATGCCATTACTAATCTTTGTATGTCAGAAATCCTGAACGAGTCTGAAATGGCTGTTCTTCGAATAGAGAAGTTCTGGCAAGAGGCGAACATGGACCTTGATGTTCAAAGTATGCTTTCAAAACCGCCAGTTATTAATGGATTCGTGGAAATCCTTTTCAACTCTGTCGATCCCGAGGTACTGAAAGCAACGGTTTTCCTCTTGTCTGAATTGGGATCAAGAGACAAAAGTGTGATTCAGACACTAACAAGAGTTGAATCTGATGTGGATTGCATTCTAGCTCTTTTCAAGAAAGGCCTCGTCGAAGCAGTTGTCTTGATATATCAGTTAAGACCTTCTACAATGAGGCTACTAGAAATGGACATGGTGGAATCACTCTTAAATGTCATTAAGAACAAAGACGATACGTTTAAAATGTGTATGAACCTGAAAACAGCTTCTGTGCTTCTATTGGGGCAGATTCTAGGCAGCAGCGAAGAAAGcattgtttcttcaattgctaATGCCATTGTTTCAACCAAAGTGATTGAAAGTATTGTTGGTAGTCTGGAAGCTGAGACTGCAGTGGAACGAATAGCTGCAGTTGGAATCTTATTAAGCTGTATGCAGGAATATGGGAAATGTAGAAATGTGATTGCTGATAAAGCTCAATTGTCTCCGGTTTTGGAGATTTTCATAAGCGCAAGTGATGGAGAACGGTTCAAGATAGTTAGCTTTTTCTATGAGTTAGTCAAATTAAACAG GAGGACATTCAGTGAGCAAATTCTTTATATTATCAAGGATGAAAGTCCTTTTAGCACAATGCACAACCTGCTTAACTATTTACAGACAGCTCTTCAAGATCAGTGTCCCGTTGTGGCTGGCCTCCTGCTCCAACTTGATCTTCTG GCTGAACCGAGGAAGATGAGCATTTACCGGGAAGAGGCAATAGATGCCTTGATTTTATGCCTTAGACAATCTGAATTTCCTGGAGCACAAATAGCTGCTGCAAATACAATACTGTCATTGCAAGGGAGGTTCACTGCATCAGGAAAGTCTCTCACTCGAGCTTTTCTTCTGAAACGTGCTGGACATAGCAAGACTTACAGAAACCTTATGCGAATGGAGCAGCTTGGAAACTTATTAACAGAAATTGAGGAAACAAAG GAAGAAGAAAAGGCAGCTGAAGATTGGGAAAGGAGAGTAGCATTTGCTCTTGTAAGCCATGAGTTTGGTTTAATGTTTGAGGCTTTAGCAGAAGGAATGAAGAGCAGATATGCAGAGTTATCTTCAGCATGCTTTGTGTCAGCTACATGGCTCGTACATATGCTAGATGTTCTTCCTGATACAGGCCTAAGAGGTGCAGCCCGAGTCTGTTTGCTCAAGCGCTTCGTTTCAATCTTCAAGTCTGCTAAAGACACTGAAGACAAAGTCCTTTCATTGCTTGCTTTGAAAAGCTTCATAATTGACCCTG AGGGGCTGCGAGATCTTGTTTCCTACATGAAGGATATAAAGAAAGGTCTGAGAGAGCTCAAGAAATCCTCTACCTTGGCACTTGAAATTATGAAAGTTCTTTCCGAGGGGCATGATTCCAGTGCT GAATTGTGGAGTCATGTAGAACTAGCTCAAGCAGATTGCAGTGAGAATGGAGAAGTGAATTCAATTGTTTGCTTCAAAGACAAGATCTTTTCTGGCCATTCAGATGGAACTATTAAG GTTTGGACTGGAAAAGGCAGCATTCTTCATCTGATGCAAGAAATTAGAGAACATACTAAGGCAGTCACCAGTTTGGTGGTTTTACAATCAGAAGAAAAACTCTATAGCGGTTCACTTGATAAAACTGCCCGG GTGTGGTCTATTAGCAATGATGCATTGCATTGTGTAGAAATACATGACATGAAGGATCAGGTACATAATCTAGTTGCGATGAATCGCATTTCGTGCTTCATTCCACAGGGAGCCGGTATCAAG GTTCAGTCCTGGAACGGAGGATCGAAATTGTTGAATTCAAATAAGTACGTCAAGTGTATATCTCTAGTACAAGGAAAATTATATTCCGGGTGCCAAGATAGTAGCATTCAG GAAATTGATTTGGCAACAGCAACAATAGTAACCATTCAACATGGATCACGAAAGTTACTCGGAAAAgcgaatccaatacatgcactTCAAGTTCACAATGAACTGATTTATACAGCCAGCTCTAGCCTTGATGGAGCAGCTATTAAA ATTTGGAGTGCTTCAAGTTATGATCAGGTTGGATCACTGCCAACAACATTGGAAGTAAGAGCAATGACATTAAGCTCAGAGCTAATTTATTTAGGATCAAAGGGAGGAACATTGGAAATTTGGGATCAAAAAAAGCTAAGCAAAGTGGAAACATTACAAAGTTGCACAGAAGGTGGAAAGATTCTTTGTATGGCTCTTGATGGTAATGAAGAAATTTTGGTCATCGGAACTTCAGACGGCCGGATTCAG GCATGGGGACTGAGCTAG